Sequence from the Amaranthus tricolor cultivar Red isolate AtriRed21 chromosome 1, ASM2621246v1, whole genome shotgun sequence genome:
ttaatcaaatacattctaatagattaagggtcttggtttaaccttaaatccttgtgaatcttgatatgtaagtatgagatggatggacattgaatttacgaaattggtggaacatggttgtttataagaaagtattgggtaattgatattcttgaatcgactgtgagattttaaaggttagaatgctagcataactcttggttaagctgcggtcttaggaggaaatgtaataagttacatgttagtatagtagtatcgaacgctctctagtgatgttgtgatcttgttatgctccaggagacgATATCATCGAATTGAAGCGACATCTtcggtgagtagtaacagtcccttaaaggttctggccagactacttttTGGTGTAAAACAGTTTTATCAAAgttcttttgaattggaaattgttgagacaattgttgtgaatgtttatgctgatattatgatatggtcaatggatcaggtttgcgagctggtcattgacggagttgaggaacattgtttcctgctccctgtttgaagcgaattgtcattgagatattgactagcttcacccgagagtgacatagccttagagctatggatgagcctctcaactagactccctttgcgcacatagatctagggaactgatgttgcttttaaaccattgttttgaattgctgtgttttattgttttggattgttacttctcattcagtttaatctgatttcctgttgtttccatcttttagtttgatcacAGATCGAAACctgtcgggaacgatgggttaacggtgttgaatagcgttccaaggatgtatattgagctgaacacgtaggaatttgtagttttgtattaggattttggataaatgtatatttgttttggctgtgctggttatatcggacttgtagaaaattgtatgattatcttgtgtattagttagatgttggtttttggatttagctgagttagtcacgttgacGAGCTTGTGACCTCTTTGcccaagttttggaagtgtgatttcagtttcttgggaaacgaacgcagtgatgaccctgtttacccagtcaacggtaagtcgggttgttacagagTCTGCCAAATTTGGAAAATCTCAGGGTACTTGTACTTGATGGTAATAGCCTGTCTGGTCACTTGCCTTCAACTATTGGCCTTCTAACTGGCCTTATTGAGCTATCACTGCAAGAAAATTCTTTCTCCGGGAATCTTCCTTCGGAACTTGGAAATCTTTTAAAATTGGAATCTCTTGATCTTAGTAAAAACTCCTTCTCTGGGGTCCTCCCTTCAAGTTTGGGTGAACTTACTAGCCTCTTGTTCTTTGATGCCAGTCACAACAAACTTAGTGGTCCTATCTTTTCTGGGTTCGGAAATTTAACAGACCTTAGAAAGCTTGATCTCTCTGGAAACTCCATAACTGGACCCATACCAGTGGATATTGGGAAACTGATAAATTTAACTTCAATTGTTTTGGAAGACAACAGGATTACTGGAGTAATACCATCATCTATAAGCAATCTCAGGGAACTTCAGGTGCTTAACATTCAGAACTGCAGACTTACGGGTGCGATTCCTAAAGAATTGACCGAGCTATCTAATTTGATATACCTGAACATAGGACACAACTCTTTTATCGGAGAACTACCAGCAAGCCTTGGAAAATTATCTAGTTTAGTGAACCTTCTTGCTGCAAATGCTGGGTTGAGTGGCAGTATTCCTGGACAGCTGGGTAACTGCAAGAGGTTGAAGCTTTTAGACCTTTCCTACAACTCCTTTTCTGGTCCGTTACCTGATGGTCTTGCTGGGTTGGAATCAATTGAATCTCTGATGCTTGATTCCAATCAGTTGTCGGGAATAGTCCCTAGTTGGATTTCCAACTGGAAGCAAGTGGAATCTATTATGATGGCAGAGAATCGCTTTACTGGGTCTGTTCCGCCGCTCAGTCTGCCGAATCTAAGGTTACTCGACTTGAATTCCAATATGCTTTCTGGCGAGTTGACCTCAGAAATATGCAATGCTGAgtcaatttataaattatcgCTGTCAAACAACAATATCACCGGAAATATTGACAACACCTTTAGAAACTGTCAAAATCTGGCTGATTTGATGCTGTCTGAAAACAATCTGTCGGGTGAGTTACCTGATTACTTGGGTAATCTTCCTCTCGTCCTCCTGGAATTGTCCAAGAACAAATTTCATGGACAGATCCCTGATCAGCTATGGGAGTCAAAGTCTCTTAAAGAAATAATTCTCAGCAATAATTTGCTCTCGGGAAAAATTTCCCCAGCCCTTGCTAAGGTTCAGACTTTGCAGAGGCTGGAACtagataataatttttttgaggggACCATCCCTGCTTCCATTGGAGAATTGCGGAACCTCACCAACCTCTCTCTACATGGTAATTATTTAATAGGAGAGATCCCTATTGAGCTTTTCAACTGCACAGGCCTTGTGTCCTTAGATCTTGGTTCAAACAACTTTATGGGTCATATTCCAAAGTCAATTGCTAGACTGAAATTGCTGGATAATTTGGTATTAGCCCGGAATAATTTCTCTGGGCTCATTCCTGAAGAGATATGTTCTGGGTTCCAAAATTTGCCCTTGCCAGATTCCGAGTTCATTCAGCATTATGGAATGCTTGATCTCTCTTACAACATGTTTGTAGGTCCAATTCCTGCATCAATCGGGCAGTGCTTTGTTATTAGGGAGCTGTTGTTACAAAATAATGAGCTGAATGGCAGCATTCCTTCTGAACTATCTGGTCTTTCTTACTTGAGCTTGCTTAATTTGTCTTTCAATCATTTAACTGGTCCCCCCATACCCAAGATTTTCTCATTGAGGAATCTTCAGGGCCTTCTCCTTTCTCATAACGAGCTTACTGGTCCTATTCCTGATAACATGGGTTCCTTCATGCCTAGTTTAACTGAGCTGGATTTGTCAAGGAACTTTCTTGGTGGGTCGCTGCCGGCATCTGTGTTTAATATTGAAAGCCTTACTTATCTGGATATCAGTGCAAATTCGCTAACTGGAACCATCCCTTGCCACTTTGCATCTGCCAGTTCACTTGTTCATCTAAATGCAAGCAATAATCAATTTTCTGGTCCTTTGTGTGACTCCCTTTCAAACCTAACCGCTCTCTCCTTTTTAGACATGCATAGCAATGCTTTGACCGGAATCCTTCCACCCTCTATATCGAACCTTGCTGCCTTGACATACCTAGATCTTTCTGGTAACAAATTTGGAAACTATGTTCCATGCAACATATGTGACATTGAAGGCCTCTCCTACATCAATCTCTCCGCCAACAGATTTTTGGGATTTGTTCCTAAGACCTGCACTGAGCGTAGTGGATCATGCGTCTTAGCCTCCCCCCCTTCACAAACTATCAGCCGAGCCCCAGTTTGGGGTTGTATGATTGGGGTAATGGTTATCCTGTTGATTCTGTTCATTTGTGTGGGTAGACATTTGATATTGAAACATGAAGCAGCTTTGATCGACAGTAGAAAGATTGAGCTTGTATCTGCTGCTGAGCAATCTGATGAGCCCATGTGGAAGAAGTCAAAAGAGCCTTTAAGCATCAATATTGCTACGTTTGAGCATTCTCTGACCCGGTTGAACCCTAAGGAGATCTTATCCGCCACTGACAACTTCAGCAAGACCTATATAATTGGTGATGGTGGATTCGGTACAGTTTATAAGGCAGCCCTTCCAGAAGGCCGAACCATAGCTGTCAAGCGGCTTAATGGAGGACACTTTCATGGTGATAGAGAATTCTTAGCAGAGTTGGAGACTATTGGAAAGGTTCAGCACAAAAACCTGGTTCCATTATTTGGATATTGTGTTTATTCTGAGGAAAGGTTTTTGGtgtatgaatatgataattcatttggttggggaattctcattttcttcattggatgtccgattgaattttcaataatttttcgcatCATTCTCACACCAGGATGACCCAATCGGTCATTCCATAAATtcatcatttctttattatctaactTCTGGTTAGACACCATGTTTATCTCAACCGGTTTTATATTAATGCGATATAATCTCGATGAATATGctggtaatttttcatgaatggttttcttgccgcatttttcagatgtgatgcataaatattcagtatgattttcggtcattgtttctaaatgataaccattttggcgtacatctttgaaacttatgagatttcgtcgagatttactcgaataTAAAGCATCATTAATTACTAGTTTTGTCCCATTaggaagtattatttgagcTTTTCCATATCCTTCTATTAGTGTAGTAGTTCCGGAAATTGTGGTGACATCTGCTTTCACCGTCTTCAACTCAGAAAAGTATTCTTTGTGCTTTAGGATAATGTGAGTTGTTCCACTATCTAGGAGGCATTGATATTTGAATCCATTTTCAAACTGATCCATAtattcatattaaataaatagatagttaaaataaaatttcattaacgtTAGATGATATCAATACATAAAAAGGAGATTgcatataaaaaagaaatacaactaaataagcACCACAACATtgttaagaaaaattcaaatacttcgttatattttttatcatttctcATCGCCATCTAAATAGAAGTCTGAAAGGTCAAGATTAGGCATTGGCGTGCTTGCTTTATTATAAGGATCGACATTAGgcattgaggtgcttgcttcattaaagtttgcttccacaccttttccctttttcttttgggaaGCTACATACAGTTCCACCAAATGTTTGGCAGTACGACATGTACGTGCCCAATGCCCTGTCATGTCAcatttgtaacaaatacttCCTTTTCCTTCTTGATGGCTATTTTTATTGTGATATCCAACTTGTTTTCCCTTcgagaattattattgtaatgaccattttgataattttggggAAAGTGGCCTCTACCGAATTCTTGAAACTTTCTACCATGTCCATTAAAATTTCCACGACCTTGTCCTCGTCCTCTTCCCCGAAAATTTCCGCGTCCTCTGCTACGGTTATTATAATTTCGATGGCCTTTATTTTCAACAGCATGTGCTTCAGGCACATGTGTTTTAGTAGAGTGTGTCTCACGGATAGCTTGAGATCCGATAGGtctcatattatgatttttccaaACAAGATCATTATGTTGTTCAGCTAGTGAGAGTACTACACTCAGATCTgaatatcttttgaaatttctttccctatattgttgttgcaggataatgtttgatggatgaaaaaTAGATAATGTGAGTTCAATCATTTCTGCATCAGTCACCGAGTGCTCATAATATTTCAACATTGATGCAATTCGGTATAATGTTGAATTGTAACCATTGAGAAtcttaaaatcagaaaatcttaaattcttccacTCATGGCTAGCTTGTGGAAGAAGCACCCTTTTATGGTGATCAAATCTTTCAACAAGAGAGTCCCATAATGTTTTGGGatcttttatgaataaatattcaaatttaaggctatcatgaatatgatgcctcaagaggactaaggctttggctttttcttgatttgtagctacctttattttggtagcttgagttccatctattggatccttttcttttactttcaATACAGTATGTTTAAGTCCTTGACCTTCTAAGTTCATGATGacattttctttctattttaagaatttttgtccAGTTAAGTCTAATATATTGAATAGTCTTTTGTTACTTTCTGTCatacttgctacataatatataattgttttgtaagtatatgacaatgcaataattcttatattttcataataataaaccattagaagaaaaattatgatgttttaatttcataatcttCTCCCCCTTGGTTTGTTGTTATGAATTTGTTGTAGATAATAAATTTAGGAATAACTCAAGAAcaagagaaataataataataataataataataataataataagaacaaaaaaaaatttaagacaaTAAATGCTAAAGAGGGCAAAAAAATAGcatttacataatatattagtacaatttatcatacaaaatgcactaacaaacaaaagaaaatatgacaaagaaaatcatgtgcattttgtttcttcttcaaaataaattacttcttcataattattataattcctaATGCTACAAGAAGGACCACCAAACCCATAATTAAGGAAGAAGATGGATTGTTTTTGTAATGGTGGTACATTGTCGgtggaaggaagaaggagaaggagagtTTTTTATGTAAAGAGTAAAGTTGAAAGGATAAGGGGTATGTGGTAAAAAAATTGGGGTAATCCGATTTTAAAGAGGATTATCCCACATTGTAAAATATACCGTATTATTTAAGTATACTTAAAAGAAATACGTAaagtaaaaggtaaaaaaaaaaatgcacatggatataaatgcaaatattgcaaataaaaaaaatgcacatataaatatacgagaataaaaaataatactagcCGTCCATTTAAGcggtaaaagaaaaacaattagccagccatataggcggtttaaagaataacaaaagaaataaataatactagcCGTCCATTTAAGcgataaaagaaaaacaattagccagccatataggcggtttaaagaataacaaaagaaataaataatactaaccgtccatttaggcggtaaaaaaAAAGGTTAACCAGCTATATTGgcg
This genomic interval carries:
- the LOC130811331 gene encoding leucine-rich repeat receptor protein kinase MSP1-like, with amino-acid sequence MIFGYWNFSSKTEHSVLAIFRRRYHRIEATSSSLPNLENLRVLVLDGNSLSGHLPSTIGLLTGLIELSLQENSFSGNLPSELGNLLKLESLDLSKNSFSGVLPSSLGELTSLLFFDASHNKLSGPIFSGFGNLTDLRKLDLSGNSITGPIPVDIGKLINLTSIVLEDNRITGVIPSSISNLRELQVLNIQNCRLTGAIPKELTELSNLIYLNIGHNSFIGELPASLGKLSSLVNLLAANAGLSGSIPGQLGNCKRLKLLDLSYNSFSGPLPDGLAGLESIESLMLDSNQLSGIVPSWISNWKQVESIMMAENRFTGSVPPLSLPNLRLLDLNSNMLSGELTSEICNAESIYKLSLSNNNITGNIDNTFRNCQNLADLMLSENNLSGELPDYLGNLPLVLLELSKNKFHGQIPDQLWESKSLKEIILSNNLLSGKISPALAKVQTLQRLELDNNFFEGTIPASIGELRNLTNLSLHGNYLIGEIPIELFNCTGLVSLDLGSNNFMGHIPKSIARLKLLDNLVLARNNFSGLIPEEICSGFQNLPLPDSEFIQHYGMLDLSYNMFVGPIPASIGQCFVIRELLLQNNELNGSIPSELSGLSYLSLLNLSFNHLTGPPIPKIFSLRNLQGLLLSHNELTGPIPDNMGSFMPSLTELDLSRNFLGGSLPASVFNIESLTYLDISANSLTGTIPCHFASASSLVHLNASNNQFSGPLCDSLSNLTALSFLDMHSNALTGILPPSISNLAALTYLDLSGNKFGNYVPCNICDIEGLSYINLSANRFLGFVPKTCTERSGSCVLASPPSQTISRAPVWGCMIGVMVILLILFICVGRHLILKHEAALIDSRKIELVSAAEQSDEPMWKKSKEPLSINIATFEHSLTRLNPKEILSATDNFSKTYIIGDGGFGTVYKAALPEGRTIAVKRLNGGHFHGDREFLAELETIGKVQHKNLVPLFGYCVYSEERFLVYEYDNSFDTMFISTGFILMRYNLDEYAGNFS